AACAGCTTAAAAAAGAAAAAAGTCCATTAAAACAAGAACTTAGAGTTAAATAACATTGGCTGTTAAATAAATAAGAGTAATCAATCAATGCTTGAAAAAATTCAGATAAATATATCAAAATATCAAAATAAACCTGTTGAAACTGGGATATTGAAACCCGGAATTATTTGTGAAAATTTCTTAATTCCATAAACAAAAAAATTGTGGGGAATATAATGAAAACAAAGCTCATGGTTCTGCTTCTGGTATTAAGCGTTGTTTTACTCTCCGGATGCACTGGAGACGAACAGCCCTCCCCGGAAGAAAACGTGACACCTGAAGAAACAGTAACCCCGGAAGAAACCATTACTCCGGAAGAAACGGAAACGCCGGCAGAGACTGAAACTTCGGAGGAAGTTGAGACCCCGGTAGAAACTGAGACAGAAGAAGAAAATGTAACCGCGGAAGAAAATGAAACTGAAGAAAGACCTGCAAGCAATACTTCCATAAGGACATCTCCCTATACCATAAGGCTGGATAACTACAGGGCATCAGCCTCAAGTCTTGATATTAAAGAAGGGGAAACAGTTGCCTGGCTGAACTTTCAGGACAGCCCCAGGAGAGTTTTCACCCTTGTGAGTGAACAGGAACTTTTTGACAACCAGAGTCTTTCTTATAGGCGTTCATTTGCATATACTTTCAATGAGACCGGAACATACAACTTTACAGTTGTCGGGCAGCCCAGAATGAACGTAACCGTAGCTGTAACTGAGCCTTAATGAATTTCTCAGAAATTCTGAGCCGTTCCTGAGAATACAGGAAACTCTTTAAAAAACTAATCTTAAACTGGAAAGTCAGCAAACTTTCCAGTAAATTTACTTATTCTTCTTTTTATTCTAATTTTATTCTTCTTTTTATTCTAATTTTATTCTTCTTTTTATTCTAATTTTATTCTTCTTTTTATTCTTCTTTTTATTCTTCTTTTTATTCTTCTTTTTATTCTAATTTTATTCTTCTTTTTATTCTTCTTTTTATTCTTCTTTTTATTCTTCTGTTTAACCTACTGCATTACATTTTTACATTGAACCCTTAACAAGAATATTGTTTCCGACATCTAACTCATCGGCAGTGTACCGAAAGTTCTGTAAATTATGATTGACTCTGTATCCTTTTCCTTTCACCACAAAAAAACAGGATGCAGAGTCAATGGTAGATTTATTCTCACTCATAAAAGATTATCTTGTCGATCAGGAAGATGGAATTCGCCATTTAATTACGTGGTTTTTAAATCTCGTAATGGAGGAGGAAGCCCTCCTCCAGGTTGGTGCACAACGTTATGAGAGGACTGATTCTCGTAAAGCCAGTAGAAATGGCTACAAACCCCGAACCCTCCTTACCAAGTATGGAGAACTTGAATTATTAAAACCTCAATTCCGTGAGTTTCCCTTTGAAACTCAGGTATTTGAGAAATATTCCCGAGTTGAACAGGCCATCTTATCCGCTGTAGCTGAATCTTACCTGCAAGGCGTTTCCACCCGAAGGGTGGATAAGGTCATGACTGCTTTGGGAGTTGAGGGAATCTCAGCCTCTTCAGTTTCCAGGATTACAAAAGAGCTGGATGAGAAAGTTTCAGAATTTTTGTCAAAGCCAATAGAACACGAAATTCCTTATTTGTTTATTGATGCTACTTATCTCAAAGTAAGAGATGGACTTCATTACGAAAATAAAGCTCTCTTTATAGTTTCTGGAGTCAGGGATGATGGTTTTCGCGAGATTCTTGGAGCAAGATTGGCAGACAGCGAAGACTCTCTGTTCTGGCAAGATCTATTCGAAGACCTGAAAGAAAGAGGGTTAAGAGGTGTCAAGTTAATTGTTTCTGATGGTCATAAAGGAATACAAAAAGCAGTTAGAGAATCCTTTATCGGATCAAGCTGGCAGATGTGCCACGTTCATCTGATAAGGCAAGCTCTAAAAAAGGTTCAAAAAAAGAAGCAAAAAGAAGTAGCAGATAAGATAAAAGAAGCATTGGTAGACCGTCATAAATACAATGATTTGATAAGGGAACTGGATAAGATGGAATATAAAAGTGCAGCTGATACTCTTGAGAATTTTCAGTATGATGTAATGAATTACATGCAGTTTCCACAGAGTCATTGGAGAAAAATAAGGACGACAAATATGATGGAGAGAACTAACAAGGAGATAAAAAGAAGAACCAAAGTTGTAGGAGCATTCCCTAACCAGGAATCAGTATTGAGACTGGTAGTCTCAATACTCATTGATATAAATGAAGACTGGATTACTGGAAACAGGTATATAGTAATGGAGCAGTAATCAAAAAAGAAGACTAAGGGGTATAGAGCAAATTTTACAGAAAATTAGGCACACTGCCAACTCATCTTCATAGAAAAATAATTTCAGATAAAAAAGCTGGTAAATCGGAGAACCTTTCTTTCAAAAATTTATTTCTTTGAGAAAAAAAGTGATATCACCAATCACAAACAAACTATTTTTAAAATAAGGTATATTATAAGAAAATATTATTATTTAATAGGATTATATTGAATTGGGAGTAAAAAAGAAATTAACTCAAGGGGGAATCATGGCAATAAAAAAACTTATCCTGCTTTTTATAGTCCTGTCAGTCTTAATCTCCGGCTGCCTTAATTCAGGAGAAGAGCAGGAGCTGGAAGATGAAGATTCCGGGGATTCAGGAAGTTCCGGAGGGTATTCTGGAGGGCAGAGATACGAGGAAGTGCAAACAGCAGAAGAAACAATAACATCAGAAGAATTGGGAACGCCTGTAGAGACAGAAACGTTTGAGGAGATAGAGACTCCTTTTGAAACAGAAACAGCTGAAGAAACGCTGACTCCGGAAGGCGCTGGCACAATTGCAGAAGGGCAAACCGAAAACCTGACGGAAGAAGAAACCTCGCAGCCTGCGGAAACCGAACCGAGAACGTACCTCGTAAGGCTCAGGGAATATGTGATCATCCCTTCGGAGCTGGAAATCAATGTAGGGGATCTCGTGGTATGGAGAAACTTTGAAGATAGCGTTTTTACCCTGACCAGCGAGGAAGGGCTTTTCGAGGACCAGAGGCTAGGATACGGGAACACCTTTAATTACACATTCACTGAAACCGGCAACTACAGTTTCAGCGTTAGCGGATATCCGAACATGCGAATGACCATCACTGTAAAATAATATCCCAAAGTATAGCAACTTTAGATGATCTGTAGAACTATAGTGGAAGGGACAACAAAGATATCGGTTCCGGTCCCGCCTCCGGATGCAAATTTCCCTCCCTCGGCAGCGCCGGTGTTCTATAACCCGGAAATGGAGCTTAACCGTGATATTAATGTTGCAGCAACTGCAGCATTTGTGGAGAGGCTTCTTTCAAAAAAAGACATACTGAGAGAGGAGATACGTTATGTGGATGCTTTTTCGGCATCAGGGATCCGTGGACTGAGGATTGCAGGAGAAGTAGGGATTCACTCGACCATGAATGACTGGAGCCACGAAGCGTTTGAACTGATAAAGGAAAATATTAAAATTAACGGGCTTGAGGAAAAAGCCCAGGCTACTCGCAGGAATGCAAATGTCCTGCTTCATGAGCAGAGGTTTCATATTGTTGATGTTGACCCCTTTGGCACTCCTTCGCCTTACCTTGATGCGGCTGCAAGTTCGGCATACAGCATGCTTTCGGTTACTGCTACAGACACAGCACCTCTCTGTGGCGCACACCTTAACTCAGGGATCAGAAAATACGCATCCGTGCCACTAAATACGGAATACCACAGCGAAATGGGATTGAGGGTACTGCTCGGAGCCTGTGCAAGGGAGCTTGCAAAACACGAAAAAGGCATGTTGCCCCTGCTCTCCCATGTTACACGCCACTACGTCCGCACTTACCTTGAAGTCCTGCCCGGGTCCAGAAAGGCTGATAAGACCCTTAAGTCCATGGGATTCGTGGCTCACTGCCCCAGATGCGGTTTCAGGAAACCCGTCTATGGGCTTGCTGTCCATATTGAAAAGGAATGCCCTGAATGCGGAGGATTGACAAAAATCGCAGGCCCTCTCTGGCTCGGACCTTATAGAGAGCCTGAGTTCTGCAATGAAGTGATTTCCGAACTTGAGGCGCATCCCCTGAATACAAAAGAGAAGGTAAGGAAAATAATTACGTTCTGCAGGGATGAACTCGACATTCCTATGTTCTACGACCAGCACGTAATCTGCAAAGAACTCGGGGCTTCAGCAACAGGTATAGAGAGCCTTATAGAGGCGCTCAGGGCAGGCGGGTTTGAAGCTTCGAGAACTCATTTCACAGGGACCTCTTTCAAAACAGATGCTCCCATAGCCGAAATAAAGAAGATAATCCTGGCACTTTCAGGATGAAGAGTATACTCATTTAAAAAATGGAGACATAAAAACTGTTCCAATAATATATAAACTATTAACGAATAATAAACGCCTGAGCTCAGATACAGAAATGATCCGCTAAAAAACTCTATGTGATACTCATGTCTGAAGAAGATGCAGAAAAGCTGTTTTTGCAGGAAAAACCCACGCGTGCACTGCTATTCATAGGTTCTACAGGAAAAACCTATGCTTCTGTTATTTCAAAGGAGATAGACTCGACATTTGCCCATACTACGAGGATTCTTTCGAAGATGGAACAGTCCGGACTTATAAGATTCACATTCGAAGGGCGGATAAAATTTGTTGAACTTACGAAATACGGAGAGGAAGTCGAAGCTGCCCTGAAAGATTTTCGGAATATAATTTCTGAAGAGTCTCCTTTAAGAAAAGAATACCTGACAGCAGAAGAAGCGGGCAAAGTGGATAAAGTCAGGGAAAGCGAAGGAAAGGAATACAGAGAACACGAAGAATGGGAAGAAGAAAACGAAAGCGAAAAAGATCTTGACCCTCTCAGCGCCGAAATCCTGGAAAAGGTAAGGAATCTGAGGAACAAAATAGAGGGCATCTACAGGGAAGCAGCCGAGACAGGGCAGAGTAAGGAGATGCTTTCAAGAAAACTTGGCCCCAACAGCCGGGACATCAAAAAGCTGTATAATCAGATTGAAAACGCAGAAACTCCTGTTGACGAAACAGTGGTTTTAGCTCTGGAAGAAACAGAAGGGCTCCTTGAATCTTACCTGAAGGGCTCAAAGCCGGAGAATGTTTGATTCCCGCAGTACGATAGAGAAGAATGAATTGGCAGGAAAAAAATGAAAAAAGTTGTAACCCTCCAGCATATTTATGGAAAAAACCGGGAAACGATGGCTGAACTCCTGAAAACCCTGGTTGAGAATGAATTGAAAGACCTCGAAGTAAAGGTTGATGTATCCATTACCCCGGAAAACTGGGCAGAATTCTCCCTTGAAGGGGAAGACGAAGAGGTATCAGCAAACCTCCTGGAGTCCAGATACGGAAGCCCTGCAAAAAAAGCCGAACCCGGAAAGATATATATGGGTTTTCTTCAGGCTTTTCCTGAAGATTCTTTTATTGTCAATATCGGAGTCCCTGTGCAGGTTGAAGCTGAAGAACTCAAAGCACTGGGAACCGGGAAGCCAAAACAGCTTGCTTCAAGGTTTGGCCTGATCCCTCACCTGCCTGTTGAAATAGAGGTGCTGGAGGCAAATAAAAAGATAAAAGCCCGCTTCACTAAAAAACAGCTTGACCTCTGGTGGGGCTGGAAAAAAGCAAGCACGGACAGAGTTGTCATTAATGCTGCTACCAGATCGGAAATAAAAAGCGCTATAAAAAAGACAGGCCACGGCAGGGATATCTACGAAATAGAACGCCTTGGTCTTCTTGAGCATGCAGTCGTATGCCGGGAAACAACAGACGGACCAGGAATTGTGGCAGCAATAGGCCCTCGCCTGAAGTCAGAGATGGGAGTTGTAATAGGGGATTCCCGTTAACTCTCATTAATGTATGCCTGTGAGCCTGCCTGAAAAATAGGCTCTGGGCATAAAAAGTAAATTTTTAAGAGGAATTCCCTGAAACGTTTTACGCCAGAAGGATCATTTTTAAAGAAGAAGTTCCTGATAAAAATGATTATGTAAAACTGCATATCTAAAAAAATAATTCAGATTGTGATTTCAAAAAGACAGTGTTCGTGTCCGGTTCCGTAACACTCGATTTCCAGAACACCGCACTCTTTTCCCAGCTTTTCTTTGAGGATCCCTTCAATTATTCCTTCTTTGAGGGAACAGAAAGGTTTTCCTGTTACGGGCAAGGACATAGCCTTGAAGCCGCCGTCTACCCTGAGGGCGGGAGAGTTTTCCATAAGCACGGAAACCTGGCAGTCCTCATGAAATTCCAGAAAACCTGCAACTTCATTTAATAGGGCTTCAAGCGTGCTGGATTCAAAGTTAAGAGAAAGATGCTTCCCGATGTCTATTCCAATCATCTTGACAACAGGGGAGTTATCAATCCCGTAAGCCTCAAAACCAAAACGAAACACATGAAACATGGTTTCCATAAAGCGGAACCTGTCGTTTCCGTTTGCAGCAGCCAGGTCCAGCAGACACCTGTAATTGCCTGTGGACGGCTCCTGAGAGCAGCCCATGTAGCAGGAAGTCAGGGAATAGATTTTTTTGCGCCGGTCTTCAGGGTCAAAATTCTCGTCAACAAGGTTGCATGACCTGAGGTCATTCAGGTGAACAGAGATTGTTGACTTGGCCTTTGCCGTATATCTTACGATTTCATCAAAAGTTTTTGGCTCTTCCCTGAGAAGATTCAGGATCTGGAGTTTAACGGGGCTGTCTATGGCTACAAGCCCTTTTTCGGTATAAAAGAATTCAGTCTTGGTCTCAGGTTTTGCCATAATATCTTTAGATAAGTTGTGTTTTGAATATATAAAACGTTCGCGTGGCTACGAATAATCAGGCATAATATATAATAATATATAGATAAAAAGATTTGAAAAAAAAGCTGCCGATTCAGGATGTTGAGAGAAAAGAAACAGGAAGGAAAAGTGTGAAAAAGTAAATGATAGAGTAAAATAAAATAGCGTACAGATAAGCTAAAAAGTACAGATAAACTAAAGGTACAGATAAACTAAAGGTACAGATAAACTAAAGGTACAGATAAACCAAAGGCACAGATAAACTAAAAATATAACTCCGCCCAAAAGGCATAAGGAAGAAAGGGATACTGCAAGAAAAAGTGCAGAAAGGTTTTTTCAGGAAATCTTGCTCCAGATAAGTAAGAATATAAAAACCTTCCCGCGTTATAATAATTTTAAAAAAATCAAAGGGGAAAACACATGGGATTGCTATCAAGGATGGAAACGGTATTCAAATCCAAAATGAATAAAGTTCTTAACAGAATGGAAGACCCAAGGGAAACGCTTGATTATTCTTATGAAAAGCAGCTGGAACTGCTTCAAAACGTGAAAAAGGGTGTCGCGGAGGTAACAACTTCTAAAAAGCGCCTCCAGCTCCAGAAAGCAAAACTGCTCCAGAGCAATGAGAAGCTTGAAAAGCAGGCAAGGGACGCAGTTGCAGTTGACCGTGAAGACCTCGCAAGGCTCGCCCTTGAGAGAAAAGCTGCCATCCAGCAGCAGGTCGATGGGATTGACATGGAGATTGCAGAGCTTGAAAAACAGGAAGAAAAGCTCATAGCCGCAGAAAAACGCCTTTCTACAAAGGTAGAGATCTTCAGGACAAAGAAGGAGTCCATAAAAGCCCAGTACTCCGCAGCCGAAGCCCAGGTAAAGATTAACGAGTCCGTTACCGGAATCAGTGAAGAGATGGCAGATGTAGGTCTTGCCCTTGAGAGGGCTGAGAATAAAACTGAAGAAATGAAAGCCAGAGCCGAAGCCATTGATGAATTGATGGAAGCCGGCACTCTCGAGGACCTCACAGGCGGCAGGGACGATATAGAACGCGAGCTTGCAAAAATAAGCACCCGGACAAGTGTTGAATCCGAACTTGCGAAACTCAAAGCCGAAGCAGGGAAGGAATCTGGAAAAACAAAAACCACTGAAGAAGGTAAAGGCCCGGAAGAAGGAAAGGAGGTCTGAAAATGATTATCAGGATCGTAGGGGAAGGACAGTACAGGGCACCTGAAGCCCTGTGTGACGAATTAAACCAGATAGATAACAGGATAGTTACTCTTGTTACGGAAGGAAAAAAAGAAGAATTCCGGGCTGAACTTGCAAAACTGATTTCCGAAATAAAGGTAAAAGGAGAAGCAATTGGAGCCGAAGAGATCCTGGAGTCTGATATAATCGTGCCTCCGGAAGATCTGAGCCTTGAAGAAGCAAAAGATATTTTCAAGGGATCAGGAATATTCGAGGACTAAAAACCCGGTACAAAGGCTTTAAAATTATGTAAAAAGGAGATAAGGAGTCTTCATACGTGAGGAATCTTCATACGTGAGGAATCTTCATACGTGAGGAATAGCTGTGCAGGGTTTTAGAAACAAATCCTGTAACAGGGATTTTTTGATATGAGCATCTCTTTAACCTCAGGTGCTCTGCCTCTGACCCCTAAAAAAAGTTTTTACAGGGTATTCCTGATATTTACTATTCAGGATATTTTATTGAACATCCGGAGATTGAACCCTCCATAGAATGACCACGAAAACTGCCTTTTTAATCACCGCACGATCATTACAGGAACTTTTGAGTGCCTGAGCACATTTTCTGCGACGCTTCCGATAAGGAACCTTTTAATTCCGGTGAGTCCCTGTGTGCCCATAACTATAAGGTCAATGTCATTTTCCTCGGCATACTCAAGAATTTTTTCAGCCGGGATGCCCTTCAGATACACAGGGTTCACTTTAACTCCGCTTTCCTTCCCCAGGTTCTGCACATAACCTGTTGAAGCCCCTCCTTTGCTGGCAAGATATTCCTCAAAAGCGTCCGTCCAGCCCATTACAGTCCGTGCAGTTCCTGCGTGTTCGGTAGAAACAACGTACAGAGCATCAACTTCGGCTCCTGTTGACTTTGCGACATCTATCCCGTAAGAAGCTGCTCTTTCGGCATTTTCCGACCCATCCGTTGCAATCAGAATTCTTTTGAAGTGATTTCCGGTAATCCTATCCACCCCTTTAATCCTAGATTAAACTATACGGCTATTAATATTAAAATTCATCCAGAAGAAAAATAAGCCTTCAGACAGAAGTACTTATAGACCAGAATAAAAATTCATGGAAAAGACCGCTCCCCTTTGTCGAGCAGGACAGGAAAAGCTCTGAAGCGGATGAAAAGGACAGCTTGCAGTTGTGCTTGCAGACAACCACAGGAAGAATCTATGGTTTTTCTGTCCTGGAGGGAAATTCGGTTACCAGAGCAAAATCTTCAGACTTTTTCATGCTCATTTTTGATTTTATCCCTGTGGGTTGTATCTCTGAATTTAATGATAAATTTCGTGCCCCTTCTCTTTCAAAATAGAGATTCCTATCTATCCAGCCCACAAGAGCATTCACAAGCTGCAGACTTAGGGAGTCTGCGTTTCTGAAATTAAAATTATTGGAAAGTCCTTTTCCATTATCCGAAAAGATGAGCGTGAAATTTTCATGATTTTGAGAACCTTTAAGTCCGTTTTCCAGATTGGTAATTACATGCTATCATATTCAAATATTAACCGATCAGTATAAAATAGATTTTAGATTGAATATTAATTAATAATTTACAGATAATTTTGTGTAAAGATTCATTTTCGGAAAACAGGACAGAATAAACAGGACAGAATAAACAGGACAGAATAAACAGGACAGAATATTTCTCTGATGAGAAAAATAGATATTCAGAGCTCTTTTTTTGGAAGAAGCCCAATCTGGACTGTATAATCGAATAATTTTTATGTTCTGCGTTTTATCTTTAATTGGAAATGAAACCTGCAAAAGATAATATTTAAATTAACAGAAATTCCAGGTGAAATCAGAAACCCAGGAGATAAAATTTGTCAAAAAAACAGGTATTGCTTATATTATTTTTCGCATCCGTTTTCATAATATCGGGCTGCCTTGATGAAGACGGAAGAAAAATATCACTCTCCGGCAATGATACCGAGTTAAATATCAGCCTCTCGGAAAAAACCGAAGGCAGCTGGTGCCCTGCAGGCTCCCAGGTCCAGGTAAAAAACCCTTCTACAGGAAAGTTGCTGAACATGACGGTTGCAGGCACTGAAGAGTTTGAAAACAAAACCCTCTGCAGAGCCTTGATAGAGACCGGAAGCGAAGAAAATACTACCAGATTCGAGTACATGTGGTCAGAAGACAAAAATATTACAGTATGGACAAAGTACGATCAGGACGGAAAGATATCGATGAGGTACGTACACAGAAAGTAAATGCGTCTGTCCTGCGTTTCAGCAGCGAGGATTGAGAAACAATACTCTGGGACCGGTTCAGGAAAAACCACGTTTTTCTGAAAAAACAGGAAAGAATGCAAATCCCCACTCTAAAACAGGGCGCCTGATGTAATTTCAGTTCCGGTTAAGTTTACAGGCTTAATCCAGCTTTTCTCCCTCGACATAACACCCAAAATAGGTGTTTTGCTCCACCTTTTTGAGAATGTTGTTTATGCTTTCCAGTGTAGCCTCCATTCTTTCCATCCTCTTTTCGATCTCCTGAATCCTGGCAAGAATTTCCTGGTCTGTGCTCATAATATCACCTCTTTATAGTATACGATAACTGACAAAAAGGAAATTTCCAATGTATATTACAGTATGCCTGCAATATTCATATACCCAGCGAGAAACTGCACTTCTGGATACTTAAAATAAAATCGGGATTTATTACCGCCATATTAATCTTTGCTTACTGCGGGAACAGATATGAACTCACATATATTCATTCAGGATGAATTAAGGACGAAAAAGGAGTCGAATACCTCTCTTGAAATAAGGAAGAGAAGCATCTATATTTATACAAGAAGCAGTCCGTTTTGCCAGTCACCAATAATTTTTGTAGCTGTCCTCATTTCATCGATTTCGCCCTTTTTCTGCAGGAAATTGCACTTTCTGCCTATCTGCTCCAGAACGGAGTAAGAATCCGGGCTCTCAAGAGTTACATTATAAAAAGATTCAAGGGCAGTCCTGTTTTCTGCAAGCATTTTATCTATTATCATAAGGGCAACCCCGACAGGGTCTTTGAGGTGGGTAGAGTCCTTTATTCCCAGCAGCCCCTGAACATATTCGTCATTTTCATCGAAAGGGATGACTCCAGGAGTGTCCATAAACATAATATGCGAACCTGCGTCCACATGCTGCACTCCTTTTGTGTGGCCTGATACAGGAGAAGTGCTAGCCCTGTGCCTGCCTGTAACCCCATTGATAACTGAGGATTTTCCCACATTGGGATAACCCAGTGTGCCTACAAGGATATCACGCCCTTTTATGCAGGCGGATGCAAGGATCTGGTGTCTTAACATGGTTGTCCCTGACCTGTCCTTACTGGAAATGAAAACAGTGGGAGCAATTCTGGAAAGGCGGGACTTGGTTTTATCGAGTTTCTCTTTTGATACAAGGTCACATTTATTGATGACTATAATAAACGGCTTCTTTAAGCGAATAATCTCTTTTTCAACCTCACTGTTTCGGGTCTCGTCAGGAAAACGGGCATCTACGACCTCAAGAAGCACATCGGCTTTATTTATAACGTCCTTTACCAGAGCTTTGTAGCTTGTCATCGGCAGTGCTATGACAGACTAAAGATATAAGGATATCTTTAAAACAGGAATTATCGAAAACTGTGTTTACAGGCTGTTATCCTGTAAAAAGAATAAATGTAAAAAGTCAATAAAACAGCAACTGATAAAGGCGAAAATAAAATGGTTTTCCTGCCTGAGGATTTTTCCGCTACATAGCTCAGCTTTCAACTATCTGTTGATCCAGTTTCTGTATAGTGGTCCTGACTGTTTTCTGTCGGTTTACCGGAAGTTCAACCTTAAAAGAGGAACCTTTCCCTGTTTTGCTCTCCACGGATATATTGCCTCCGTGCATTTCGACATACTTTTTTGCCAGGGTAAGCCCAAGCCCTGTGCCCTCGAAAGTACGGCTCAGGGAAGACTCAAGCTGGATAAAAGGCTTGAAGATTTTATCAAGGCTGTCTTCAGGAATCCCTATTCCTGTATCTTTGACCTTGATAGTTACGATGCCACCTTCCTGCTTTGAGGATATATCAATTAAACCATCTTCAGGAGTAAACTTTACAGCATTGTTCAGTAAACTCTCCATAATCTGCCTGAACTTATTTTCATCAGCAAATATACATAATGGATCGCTGTCCGAATTGTAGTTTAATTTAATATTTTTCTTGAGGATCTGCGGAAGGGCTGTCGAAATAGACTTATTTATAGATTCGTTGACAGAAAACTCTTGCAGAGTTAATTCGTCCCCCTCTGATTCTACTTTTGACAGCTCCAGTATGCCATTGATGATATTGAGAAGATTTTTTCCGTTTGAAGAAATGAAACCGGCATACCGGGATTGTTTTTCGTTCAGGGGACCTGCAATTCCTTCGATCAACAGGTCTGAAAACCCGATAATTGAGTTCAAAGGAGTCTTCAGTTCA
This window of the Methanosarcina mazei S-6 genome carries:
- a CDS encoding cupredoxin domain-containing protein; the encoded protein is MKTKLMVLLLVLSVVLLSGCTGDEQPSPEENVTPEETVTPEETITPEETETPAETETSEEVETPVETETEEENVTAEENETEERPASNTSIRTSPYTIRLDNYRASASSLDIKEGETVAWLNFQDSPRRVFTLVSEQELFDNQSLSYRRSFAYTFNETGTYNFTVVGQPRMNVTVAVTEP
- a CDS encoding IS256-like element ISMma16 family transposase, coding for MTLYPFPFTTKKQDAESMVDLFSLIKDYLVDQEDGIRHLITWFLNLVMEEEALLQVGAQRYERTDSRKASRNGYKPRTLLTKYGELELLKPQFREFPFETQVFEKYSRVEQAILSAVAESYLQGVSTRRVDKVMTALGVEGISASSVSRITKELDEKVSEFLSKPIEHEIPYLFIDATYLKVRDGLHYENKALFIVSGVRDDGFREILGARLADSEDSLFWQDLFEDLKERGLRGVKLIVSDGHKGIQKAVRESFIGSSWQMCHVHLIRQALKKVQKKKQKEVADKIKEALVDRHKYNDLIRELDKMEYKSAADTLENFQYDVMNYMQFPQSHWRKIRTTNMMERTNKEIKRRTKVVGAFPNQESVLRLVVSILIDINEDWITGNRYIVMEQ
- a CDS encoding cupredoxin domain-containing protein, whose protein sequence is MAIKKLILLFIVLSVLISGCLNSGEEQELEDEDSGDSGSSGGYSGGQRYEEVQTAEETITSEELGTPVETETFEEIETPFETETAEETLTPEGAGTIAEGQTENLTEEETSQPAETEPRTYLVRLREYVIIPSELEINVGDLVVWRNFEDSVFTLTSEEGLFEDQRLGYGNTFNYTFTETGNYSFSVSGYPNMRMTITVK
- a CDS encoding tRNA (guanine(10)-N(2))-dimethyltransferase, whose protein sequence is MICRTIVEGTTKISVPVPPPDANFPPSAAPVFYNPEMELNRDINVAATAAFVERLLSKKDILREEIRYVDAFSASGIRGLRIAGEVGIHSTMNDWSHEAFELIKENIKINGLEEKAQATRRNANVLLHEQRFHIVDVDPFGTPSPYLDAAASSAYSMLSVTATDTAPLCGAHLNSGIRKYASVPLNTEYHSEMGLRVLLGACARELAKHEKGMLPLLSHVTRHYVRTYLEVLPGSRKADKTLKSMGFVAHCPRCGFRKPVYGLAVHIEKECPECGGLTKIAGPLWLGPYREPEFCNEVISELEAHPLNTKEKVRKIITFCRDELDIPMFYDQHVICKELGASATGIESLIEALRAGGFEASRTHFTGTSFKTDAPIAEIKKIILALSG
- a CDS encoding winged helix-turn-helix transcriptional regulator, producing the protein MSEEDAEKLFLQEKPTRALLFIGSTGKTYASVISKEIDSTFAHTTRILSKMEQSGLIRFTFEGRIKFVELTKYGEEVEAALKDFRNIISEESPLRKEYLTAEEAGKVDKVRESEGKEYREHEEWEEENESEKDLDPLSAEILEKVRNLRNKIEGIYREAAETGQSKEMLSRKLGPNSRDIKKLYNQIENAETPVDETVVLALEETEGLLESYLKGSKPENV
- a CDS encoding DUF2110 family protein is translated as MKKVVTLQHIYGKNRETMAELLKTLVENELKDLEVKVDVSITPENWAEFSLEGEDEEVSANLLESRYGSPAKKAEPGKIYMGFLQAFPEDSFIVNIGVPVQVEAEELKALGTGKPKQLASRFGLIPHLPVEIEVLEANKKIKARFTKKQLDLWWGWKKASTDRVVINAATRSEIKSAIKKTGHGRDIYEIERLGLLEHAVVCRETTDGPGIVAAIGPRLKSEMGVVIGDSR
- a CDS encoding V4R domain-containing protein, coding for MAKPETKTEFFYTEKGLVAIDSPVKLQILNLLREEPKTFDEIVRYTAKAKSTISVHLNDLRSCNLVDENFDPEDRRKKIYSLTSCYMGCSQEPSTGNYRCLLDLAAANGNDRFRFMETMFHVFRFGFEAYGIDNSPVVKMIGIDIGKHLSLNFESSTLEALLNEVAGFLEFHEDCQVSVLMENSPALRVDGGFKAMSLPVTGKPFCSLKEGIIEGILKEKLGKECGVLEIECYGTGHEHCLFEITI
- a CDS encoding PspA/IM30 family protein yields the protein MGLLSRMETVFKSKMNKVLNRMEDPRETLDYSYEKQLELLQNVKKGVAEVTTSKKRLQLQKAKLLQSNEKLEKQARDAVAVDREDLARLALERKAAIQQQVDGIDMEIAELEKQEEKLIAAEKRLSTKVEIFRTKKESIKAQYSAAEAQVKINESVTGISEEMADVGLALERAENKTEEMKARAEAIDELMEAGTLEDLTGGRDDIERELAKISTRTSVESELAKLKAEAGKESGKTKTTEEGKGPEEGKEV
- the pspAA gene encoding PspA-associated protein PspAA, with protein sequence MIIRIVGEGQYRAPEALCDELNQIDNRIVTLVTEGKKEEFRAELAKLISEIKVKGEAIGAEEILESDIIVPPEDLSLEEAKDIFKGSGIFED
- a CDS encoding universal stress protein, with amino-acid sequence MDRITGNHFKRILIATDGSENAERAASYGIDVAKSTGAEVDALYVVSTEHAGTARTVMGWTDAFEEYLASKGGASTGYVQNLGKESGVKVNPVYLKGIPAEKILEYAEENDIDLIVMGTQGLTGIKRFLIGSVAENVLRHSKVPVMIVR
- a CDS encoding GTPase — encoded protein: MTSYKALVKDVINKADVLLEVVDARFPDETRNSEVEKEIIRLKKPFIIVINKCDLVSKEKLDKTKSRLSRIAPTVFISSKDRSGTTMLRHQILASACIKGRDILVGTLGYPNVGKSSVINGVTGRHRASTSPVSGHTKGVQHVDAGSHIMFMDTPGVIPFDENDEYVQGLLGIKDSTHLKDPVGVALMIIDKMLAENRTALESFYNVTLESPDSYSVLEQIGRKCNFLQKKGEIDEMRTATKIIGDWQNGLLLV